The Thermococcus peptonophilus genomic sequence ACGTCATTGTAACGACCGCAGGGGGAATCGAAGAGGACTTCATAAAGGCCCTGAAGCCATTCATCCTCGGAGACTGGCACGTGAACGACGCCCTGATGCGCGAGAAGGGCATAAACAGGATAGGCAACATCTTCGTGCCCAACGACCGCTACATCGAGTTTGAGAAGTACATGATACCCTTCTTCGAGCGCGTTCTTGAGATGGAGAAGGAGCGCGGAAAGCCGCTGACTGCCAGCGAGTTCATCTACGAGCTCGGAAGATACATGGATGAGAAGCTGGGAAAGGAGAAGGAGCGCTCGGTGATATACTGGGCCTACAAGAGAAACGTGCCGATTTTCTGTCCGGCAATAACTGACGGCTCGATAGGGGACATGCTCTACTTCTTCAAAGAGGAGCGCGGAGATAGAGAACTCATCATAGACATCGCCAACGACATCGTGAAGCTCAACAACATTGCAGTTACCGCGAAGGAAACCGCCTCGATAATCCTCGGTGGCTCACTGCCAAAGCACGCCATAATCAACGCAAACCTCTTCAGGGGCGGAACCGACTACGCGATCTACATCACAACGGCCGTCCCCTGGGACGGTTCGCTGAGCGGCGCGCCTCCGAGTGAAGGGGTCAGCTGGGGTAAGATACGAGCTAAAGCGGACTACGTTGAGATATGGGCTGACGCTACCCTCGTCTTCCCACTGCTGGTGTGGATGGTGATGAAGGGCCGCTGAAGCCCCTTCCTTCTTTTTGCTCTCTGCCAAACAACCATAGCCCAGAAAAGGTTTTTTAACGTCCCTGCTAACTTTCGACCATGAGAGTAGCGATTATGACCGACAACGTGAGGGTCTATTACCTCGCCACCAAGGTGTTAAAGGAGTATGGAATACCCTTTCTGAGCCTTAGGGTTGGCGAGAGGATTCCCTACGATGTTGAGGTCGTTCTCACGGGTGAGAAAGATAAGGTCGAGTTCCCGGTTAAGGTCATCGTGAGGGATGAAAACTTCATAGACGACCTTCTCGCCAGGCTGGAGGGGAGAAAGCGCTTCCAGAACGTCTTCATAGCCATAGACCCCGGGGACAGGCCAGGAGTGAGCGTTGTCGCCGACGGAAGGGTTATAGAAGTCCACAGGCTTAAAAGCCCCAAAGATGTTGAACCTGTGGTGGGACTGCTTGAGAAATACCCGACCGCTAAGCTTAAGGTCGGGAACGGCGCTAAGAGACAGAGGACTATGATGCTGAAGGCCCTTGGAGAAGTACTAGGGCATGACTACCCAATAATCATTGTGAACGAGTCCAGGACGACGCCAAAGGTCGGTGGGGTTGAAAGCTCCTCCGTGGTTGATATCGTTGCATCCATAAACATCGGACTCAGGGAAGGCAGGGAGACCACCATAGGCGACGTTCTTGAGGTAAAAGAACCCACAAAAAAGGAGATAGAGCACATAAAGAGGAGGAGCCGCGAGCTGAGCGGAAACATTACGATTTCCTCAAGACTGGCCAGGGAGGTTGCGCTCGGGAACCTCACGCTCGAGGAGGCGATAGAAATTCACAGGAGGGGGCGTTCAAGATGATATTCGGTAAAGAAGATGAAAGGGTTGACGAGATTAAGCTCCGCGTCGCGGAGGCCCTGAAAAGGGACGTTGGAAGGGGAATAGTCAGGTTCGACAGAAAGTACCAGAGAAAGCTCGGCGTTGAGCCTGGAGATATAGTTGCGCTCAAGGGAGAGAGGGTTACGGCGGCAATAGTCGCCAATGCCCATCCAGACGACAGGGGGCTTGACATAATCAGGATGGACGGCTACATCAGGAGAAACGCGGGAGTGAGCATAGGGGACTACGTCACGGTCTCCAGGGCGGAAGTCCAAGAGGCCAAAAAGGTCGTTCTGGCTCCTGCCCAGAAGGGAGTCTTCATCCAGATTCCGGGAGAGATTGTAAAGCAGAACCTCCTCGGAAGGCCCGTCGTTAAGGGCGACCTCATAGTGGCCGGCGGACAGAACGAGGCTGTGTACTCACCCTTTGACGAGCTGCTCAGAGGGTTCTTTGAGGCCATGCCGATAGGCTTCGGTGAGCTGAAGTTCGTCGTGGTAAACACAGTTCCAAAAGGCATCGTTCAGATAACATACAACACCGAAGTCGAAGTCCTTCCGCAGGCAGTCGAAGTCAAGGAGGAGAGCATCCCGGAGGTCACTTACGAGGACATAGGCGGCCTCAGCGACGCCATCCAGAAGATAAGGGAGATGGTCGAGCTTCCTCTCAAGCACCCGGAGCTCTTCGAGAGGCTTGGGATTGAGCCGCCGAAGGGAGTTCTCCTCTACGGCCCGCCCGGAACGGGTAAGACTCTGCTCGCTAAGGCCGTCGCCAACGAAGCCAACGCTCACTTCATAGCAATCAACGGACCGGAGATAATGAGCAAATTCTACGGCGAGAGTGAGGAGAGACTGAGGGAGATATTCAAGGAAGCCGAAGAAAACGCTCCGAGCATAATCTTCATCGACGAGATAGACGCGATAGCCCCGAAGAGGGAAGAAGTAGTTGGAGAGGTCGAGAAGCGCGTTGTCAGCCAGCTGCTCACCCTGATGGATGGTCTCAAGAGCCGTGGAAAGGTCATAGTCATTGCCGCTACCAACAGGCCCGACGCACTCGACCCGGCCCTGAGGAGGCCAGGAAGGTTTGACAGAGAGATTG encodes the following:
- a CDS encoding deoxyhypusine synthase, whose amino-acid sequence is MTEPKDIVLKESEEVEGTPIEGPWLDEVSSLEEVIDYYERIGFQATHLGKAIEIWKKVEKRRAEGKEVRVFLGYTSNIISSGLRELIAWLVKEGKVDVIVTTAGGIEEDFIKALKPFILGDWHVNDALMREKGINRIGNIFVPNDRYIEFEKYMIPFFERVLEMEKERGKPLTASEFIYELGRYMDEKLGKEKERSVIYWAYKRNVPIFCPAITDGSIGDMLYFFKEERGDRELIIDIANDIVKLNNIAVTAKETASIILGGSLPKHAIINANLFRGGTDYAIYITTAVPWDGSLSGAPPSEGVSWGKIRAKADYVEIWADATLVFPLLVWMVMKGR